Genomic window (Candidatus Binatus sp.):
GGTGCGCACCCTCGAGCCCCCGGCCGCCGGCAGTATCTTTCGCTTCGCGGCGATCCCGCCCGAAGATCCCAAGGTATCGCGCGAGGAGCGCGAACGTCAGACCGCGAAGATGTTTGCGCAAATGGATGCCGCTCACTGCCGCCCGGACACCAGCCGCCATCCCGGCATGCACAAGACCCGCACTATCGACTACGTGGTGCTGCTCTCAGGCGAGGTCACGCTGCTCCTCGACAAAGGCGAAGTCGATCTCAAGCCGTTCGACGTAGTCGTGCAGCGCGGAACAAATCACGCATGGGTGAACAAGGGAAAGGAGCCGGCGTTGATCGCGGCGGTGCTGATCGACGCCAAAGCGTAGTGCCGAAGGTGAAAGTGAAGCGCGAACGCAAGCATACGGCGCTCACCGTGGTCCGAGCGGCCAAGGCGCGCGGAACAATGAATTGAGGGTGACAATCATGGCGATCACAATTGAAAAAATCGATGGCATCAAAAACA
Coding sequences:
- a CDS encoding cupin domain-containing protein, which codes for MAREPRRIVTGHDAEGKSVIVIDGPATPFGAYWLTAATPVDNTGSADAGLQVRTLEPPAAGSIFRFAAIPPEDPKVSREERERQTAKMFAQMDAAHCRPDTSRHPGMHKTRTIDYVVLLSGEVTLLLDKGEVDLKPFDVVVQRGTNHAWVNKGKEPALIAAVLIDAKA